In a single window of the Amycolatopsis sp. cg5 genome:
- a CDS encoding IclR family transcriptional regulator, with the protein MPQKVAIPATGNPTGASSDNAGVKSARRAIDLIETFAANDVWLSLSDLHTRTGFPRSSLHGLLKTLLEAGWLEADANTARYRLGVRALICGTAYLDRDPVVPFATEALELVREKTGLTAHFARRNGTEVVYLETRESTRSTHLVSRVGRTLPAHATALGKALLAELTHDEINELMPHQLTALTPNTITSLDALHAECAATRERGYASEREEGSLGVRCVAAVIPYRIPGTDAMSCSMPVGQVTDEDVRRVGELLAETTAELGQRLRRAGIR; encoded by the coding sequence ATGCCGCAAAAGGTCGCAATCCCGGCAACGGGTAACCCGACGGGTGCAAGCAGCGACAACGCCGGAGTCAAATCGGCCCGCCGCGCGATCGACTTGATCGAGACCTTCGCGGCCAACGACGTCTGGCTGTCACTGTCCGATCTGCACACCCGCACCGGTTTCCCCAGGTCAAGCCTGCACGGCCTGCTCAAGACCCTGCTCGAAGCCGGGTGGCTCGAAGCCGACGCCAACACCGCGCGCTACCGCCTCGGCGTCCGCGCGCTGATCTGCGGCACGGCGTACCTCGATCGTGACCCGGTCGTCCCGTTCGCCACGGAGGCACTCGAGCTCGTCAGGGAGAAGACGGGACTCACCGCGCACTTCGCCCGCCGCAACGGCACCGAGGTCGTCTACCTGGAGACCCGCGAGTCGACCAGGTCCACCCACCTGGTCTCCCGCGTCGGCCGCACGCTGCCCGCACACGCCACCGCGCTGGGCAAGGCGCTGCTCGCCGAGCTCACCCACGACGAGATCAACGAGCTGATGCCGCATCAGCTCACCGCGCTCACCCCGAACACCATCACCAGCCTCGACGCGCTGCACGCCGAATGCGCGGCCACGCGCGAGCGCGGGTACGCGTCCGAGCGCGAAGAAGGCAGTCTCGGCGTCCGCTGTGTCGCCGCGGTCATCCCCTACCGCATCCCCGGCACCGACGCGATGAGCTGCTCGATGCCGGTCGGCCAGGTCACCGACGAAGACGTCCGCCGCGTCGGCGAGCTGCTGGCCGAGACCACCGCCGAGCTCGGGCAGCGCCTGCGCCGGGCCGGCATCCGCTGA
- a CDS encoding sodium:solute symporter family protein gives MHLLDWIMVSAYFVLMVAIGFWSHSRVSTVSDFFTAGGKMPWWLAGISHHMSGYSAVLFVAYAGVAYTDGITVYFWGMASIGIGVGIGSWLFAARWNRLRSKLGVSSPLEYLAKRYNVPTQQALAWSGSLLKIFDIAAKWFAVATILNVFAGVPYTWGIIITGTITLIYCTVGGLWADALTDFGQFVIQAIAAIVMLWVVLAKLGGISGLWTMWGKLPPAHLNPTTAKFTTIVLLVYVLVKTLEYNGGMWNLAQRYMAAPNTHEAKRGARLSSILYLLWPLVMMFPMFAAPLLIPGIKNPNNAYAIMTTTFLPPGLIGLVLAGIFSHTMAMVSSDANAISAVITRDMMPVLWKKARRFTEAQGLLAARITTVVFVVLTMIVATQAPKLGGVLTIVVQWVAALMGPISVPLLLGLLPWFRRSGSRAALISWAGGLLAYALAYYGFNASLAVTVSLPILVSLALYIGLGALMPERNAVTDEIIDTIDQEDEVESDKPKEGSAVPA, from the coding sequence GTGCATTTGCTCGACTGGATCATGGTGTCCGCGTACTTCGTGTTGATGGTGGCGATCGGCTTCTGGTCGCACAGCCGCGTCAGCACCGTGAGCGACTTCTTCACAGCAGGCGGCAAGATGCCGTGGTGGCTGGCGGGGATCTCGCATCACATGTCGGGGTACAGCGCGGTGCTGTTCGTCGCGTACGCGGGCGTGGCGTACACGGACGGCATCACCGTCTACTTCTGGGGCATGGCCTCGATCGGTATCGGTGTCGGCATCGGATCCTGGCTGTTCGCGGCCAGGTGGAACCGGCTGCGCTCGAAGCTGGGTGTCTCCTCGCCGCTGGAGTACCTGGCCAAGCGGTACAACGTCCCCACGCAGCAGGCGCTCGCGTGGAGCGGCAGCCTGCTGAAGATCTTCGACATCGCCGCCAAGTGGTTCGCGGTCGCGACGATCCTCAACGTCTTCGCGGGTGTCCCCTACACCTGGGGCATCATCATCACCGGCACGATCACCCTCATCTACTGCACCGTCGGCGGTCTCTGGGCCGACGCGCTCACCGACTTCGGCCAGTTCGTCATCCAGGCCATCGCCGCGATCGTGATGCTCTGGGTCGTGCTCGCCAAGCTCGGCGGCATCTCGGGCCTGTGGACCATGTGGGGCAAGCTGCCCCCGGCGCACCTCAACCCGACGACGGCGAAGTTCACCACCATCGTGTTGCTGGTCTACGTGCTCGTGAAAACGTTGGAGTACAACGGAGGCATGTGGAACCTGGCGCAGCGCTACATGGCCGCGCCGAACACGCACGAGGCCAAGCGCGGCGCCCGGCTCTCGTCGATCCTGTACCTGCTGTGGCCGCTCGTCATGATGTTCCCGATGTTCGCGGCCCCGCTGCTGATCCCCGGCATCAAGAACCCGAACAACGCCTACGCGATCATGACCACCACGTTCCTGCCGCCCGGCCTGATCGGCCTGGTGCTGGCCGGCATCTTCTCGCACACCATGGCGATGGTCTCGTCCGACGCGAACGCGATCTCGGCGGTCATCACCCGCGACATGATGCCGGTGCTGTGGAAGAAGGCACGCCGGTTCACCGAGGCGCAGGGCCTGCTCGCCGCCCGGATCACCACCGTCGTGTTCGTCGTGCTGACCATGATCGTCGCCACCCAGGCCCCGAAGCTCGGTGGCGTGCTGACGATCGTCGTGCAGTGGGTGGCCGCGCTGATGGGCCCGATCTCGGTGCCGCTGCTGCTCGGCCTGCTGCCGTGGTTCCGCCGCTCGGGTTCGCGTGCCGCGCTCATCTCGTGGGCCGGTGGCCTGCTCGCGTACGCGCTGGCCTACTACGGCTTCAACGCCTCGCTGGCGGTGACGGTCTCGCTGCCGATCCTGGTCTCGCTGGCGCTCTACATCGGACTCGGCGCGCTCATGCCGGAGCGCAACGCCGTGACCGACGAAATCATCGACACGATCGACCAAGAGGACGAGGTCGAGTCGGACAAACCGAAGGAGGGTTCGGCCGTCCCCGCATAA
- a CDS encoding 5-dehydro-4-deoxyglucarate dehydratase gives MAQPKIELDGLLAFPLTPFTEDLELNLDAFAENVESHIAAGAGALFVACGTGEFSSLSPAELTAILAKAREVANGRVPVWVGAGGGAATARAGIAAAQDGGADGVLLLPPYLVTGPPSGLIDHVRYAVGDSTVPVIVYHRGTGVFSAATAVELLDIPSVVGLKDGFGDVELMTRIVTAIRSVDSDRARDFLFFNGLPTAEVSAKAYAAIGVARYSSAVHCFAPEIAHRFHAALAAGETEVMDALLAGFYLPLVALRDETPGFAVSLVKAAARLRGDKVGTVRPPLIEPTSDQIDRLEKVVEGGFAVLKGIDA, from the coding sequence ATGGCACAGCCCAAGATCGAGCTGGACGGTCTACTCGCGTTCCCGTTGACGCCGTTCACCGAGGATCTCGAACTGAACCTCGATGCGTTCGCGGAGAATGTGGAGAGTCACATCGCGGCGGGAGCCGGCGCGCTGTTCGTTGCTTGCGGGACGGGTGAGTTCAGCTCACTCTCGCCTGCCGAACTGACAGCGATACTGGCGAAGGCGCGCGAAGTGGCGAACGGCCGGGTTCCGGTCTGGGTAGGTGCCGGTGGCGGCGCGGCGACGGCCCGCGCCGGGATCGCGGCGGCTCAGGACGGCGGCGCCGACGGCGTCCTCCTCCTGCCGCCGTACCTGGTGACCGGGCCGCCGTCGGGGCTGATCGACCACGTGCGCTACGCGGTCGGCGACTCGACGGTGCCGGTCATCGTCTACCACCGCGGCACCGGGGTGTTCTCGGCCGCCACGGCCGTGGAACTGCTCGACATCCCGTCCGTGGTCGGCCTCAAGGACGGCTTCGGCGACGTCGAGCTGATGACCCGCATCGTCACCGCGATCCGGTCGGTCGACTCCGACCGGGCGCGGGACTTCCTGTTCTTCAACGGTCTGCCGACCGCGGAGGTCTCGGCGAAGGCGTACGCGGCGATCGGTGTCGCCCGCTACTCCTCGGCCGTGCACTGCTTCGCGCCGGAGATCGCGCACCGGTTCCACGCCGCGCTCGCGGCCGGTGAGACCGAGGTGATGGACGCGCTGCTGGCCGGTTTCTACCTGCCGCTGGTGGCGTTGCGCGACGAGACCCCCGGCTTCGCGGTGTCGCTGGTCAAGGCCGCGGCGCGGCTGCGCGGCGACAAGGTCGGCACCGTCCGGCCGCCGCTGATCGAGCCGACGTCCGACCAGATCGACCGGCTGGAGAAGGTCGTCGAGGGCGGTTTCGCGGTGCTCAAGGGGATCGACGCCTGA
- a CDS encoding glucarate dehydratase family protein, which translates to MKIQEIVLTPVAFADPPLLNVMGVHEPFALRGVVQVLCDDGVVGLGESYGDLAFLDQVRQVIPELKGHDVFDLPGLQRKIAGVLGKAVFSDQHGLTGGFSNRKTIATVYSLFEVACLDAQGHFLGRPVVDLLGGKARDAVDFSAYLFYKYGAHLGAEADSWGEITTPETLVGAARRMIDQYGFKSIKVKGGVFEPDQEIAGIRALADAFPGLPLRIDPNAGWKVDTGIRVARELDGVLEYLEDPTPGIEGMAKVAEQANMPLATNMCVVSFDDIEPAFRQRAVGVVLSDHHFWGGLRDTQALSKTAECFGIGLSMHSNSHLGISLAAMVHVAAATPHLTYACDTHWPWKTTDVIAPGALAFSGGAVAVPDKPGLGVELDPDALARAHEDYVRCGQTKRDDVTYMRRFVGSFEPNTARW; encoded by the coding sequence ATGAAGATCCAAGAGATCGTGCTCACTCCCGTCGCGTTCGCGGATCCCCCGCTGCTGAACGTGATGGGCGTGCACGAGCCGTTCGCGCTGCGCGGCGTCGTCCAGGTGCTCTGTGACGACGGCGTGGTCGGCCTGGGCGAGTCGTACGGCGATCTGGCCTTCCTTGACCAGGTTCGCCAGGTGATCCCGGAGCTGAAGGGGCACGACGTCTTCGACCTGCCCGGCCTGCAGCGCAAGATCGCGGGTGTGCTCGGCAAGGCCGTGTTCTCCGACCAGCACGGGCTCACCGGCGGCTTCTCCAACCGCAAGACCATCGCCACGGTGTACTCGCTGTTCGAGGTCGCTTGCCTTGACGCGCAAGGACATTTCCTCGGCAGGCCGGTCGTCGACCTGCTCGGCGGCAAGGCCCGTGACGCGGTCGACTTCTCCGCGTACCTGTTCTACAAGTACGGCGCGCACCTCGGCGCCGAAGCGGACTCGTGGGGCGAGATCACCACGCCGGAGACGCTCGTCGGCGCCGCCCGCCGGATGATCGACCAGTACGGCTTCAAGTCGATCAAGGTCAAGGGTGGTGTCTTCGAGCCGGACCAGGAGATCGCGGGTATCCGCGCGCTGGCCGACGCGTTCCCCGGGCTGCCGCTGCGGATCGACCCGAACGCGGGCTGGAAGGTCGACACGGGTATCCGCGTCGCGCGTGAGCTCGACGGGGTGCTGGAGTACCTCGAGGACCCGACACCGGGCATCGAGGGCATGGCCAAGGTCGCCGAGCAGGCGAACATGCCGCTCGCCACCAACATGTGCGTGGTCAGCTTCGACGACATCGAGCCGGCCTTCCGCCAGCGCGCGGTCGGTGTCGTGCTGTCCGATCACCACTTCTGGGGCGGGCTGCGTGACACGCAGGCGCTGTCGAAGACCGCGGAATGCTTCGGTATCGGGCTTTCCATGCACTCGAACAGTCACCTCGGCATCTCGCTGGCCGCGATGGTGCACGTCGCCGCGGCGACACCGCACCTGACCTACGCCTGCGACACGCACTGGCCGTGGAAGACGACCGATGTGATCGCGCCGGGCGCGCTGGCGTTCTCCGGCGGTGCGGTCGCCGTCCCCGACAAGCCAGGCCTCGGCGTCGAACTGGACCCGGACGCGCTCGCCCGCGCGCACGAGGACTACGTCCGATGTGGACAGACCAAGCGGGACGACGTCACGTACATGCGACGTTTCGTCGGCTCGTTCGAACCGAACACGGCACGGTGGTGA
- a CDS encoding aldehyde dehydrogenase (NADP(+)): MAQTDPATLEQILAAAAEASGPAAAATPAERAAWLVAAADALDANADELTALANSETNLPVAPRLQGELKRTTFQLRLFGEVLTDGEFLGATVDHADPAWPMGPRPDIRRSLNPIGPVLVFAASNFPFAFSVAGGDTASGLAAGCPIIVKAHSGHPELSARTGQIVKEALAAAGAPAGIFDVIYGQPVGVAALNDPRIQAASFTGSVPGGRALFDIASARPRPIPFYGELGSVNPVVVTPAALAERGEAIAKGYAGSFTMGAGQFCTKPGLLFLPEGHGLEDTLRESVAGIAGQAMLNDRIAAGYSEGVDKLRGVSGVEVLAEGGGKGPEFTPTLFATTAKSFLADADTVREECFGPASLIVTYTDQAELISLLDVIEPGLTATIQGEDSDADWVRPILPSLTKIAGRLLWNDWPTGVTVSWAQQHGGPYPATTAPTSTSVGTAAITRFQRPIAWQSFPDALLPEALQEANPWQLPRRTDGRR, from the coding sequence ATGGCTCAGACAGACCCAGCCACGCTGGAACAGATCCTCGCGGCCGCGGCGGAGGCCAGTGGGCCCGCCGCGGCCGCGACCCCAGCCGAGCGCGCCGCTTGGCTGGTCGCGGCCGCCGACGCGCTCGACGCCAACGCGGACGAATTGACCGCGCTCGCCAACTCGGAGACGAACCTGCCGGTCGCGCCGCGGCTGCAGGGCGAGCTCAAGCGCACCACCTTCCAGCTGCGCCTGTTCGGTGAGGTGCTGACCGACGGGGAGTTCCTCGGCGCCACCGTCGACCACGCCGACCCGGCGTGGCCGATGGGCCCGCGCCCGGACATCCGCCGCTCGCTCAACCCGATCGGCCCGGTGCTGGTGTTCGCGGCCAGCAACTTTCCGTTCGCCTTCAGCGTGGCCGGTGGGGACACCGCGTCCGGTCTCGCCGCGGGCTGCCCGATCATCGTCAAGGCGCACTCCGGTCACCCCGAGCTGTCCGCCCGCACCGGGCAGATCGTGAAGGAGGCGCTGGCCGCGGCCGGCGCGCCCGCTGGCATCTTCGACGTCATCTACGGTCAGCCCGTGGGTGTCGCCGCGTTGAACGACCCGCGCATCCAGGCGGCCTCGTTCACCGGCTCGGTGCCCGGTGGCCGCGCGCTGTTCGACATCGCGAGCGCCCGGCCGCGGCCGATCCCGTTCTACGGCGAGCTCGGCAGCGTCAACCCGGTCGTGGTGACCCCGGCGGCGCTCGCCGAGCGCGGCGAGGCCATCGCCAAGGGCTACGCGGGCTCGTTCACCATGGGTGCCGGCCAGTTCTGCACCAAGCCGGGCCTGCTGTTCCTGCCGGAAGGCCACGGCCTCGAGGACACGCTGCGCGAGTCCGTCGCCGGGATCGCCGGTCAGGCGATGCTGAACGACCGCATCGCCGCCGGGTACTCCGAAGGCGTCGACAAGCTGCGCGGCGTCTCGGGTGTCGAGGTGCTCGCGGAAGGCGGTGGCAAGGGACCGGAGTTCACCCCGACCCTGTTCGCCACCACGGCGAAGAGCTTCCTCGCCGACGCCGACACCGTCCGCGAGGAGTGCTTCGGCCCGGCTTCGCTGATCGTCACCTACACCGACCAGGCCGAGCTGATCAGCCTGCTCGACGTGATCGAGCCCGGCCTGACCGCGACGATCCAGGGTGAGGACTCCGACGCCGACTGGGTGCGCCCGATCCTGCCGTCGCTGACCAAGATCGCCGGCCGTCTGCTGTGGAACGACTGGCCGACCGGGGTCACGGTCAGCTGGGCGCAGCAGCATGGTGGCCCGTACCCGGCGACCACCGCGCCGACGTCGACCTCGGTCGGCACGGCGGCCATCACCCGGTTCCAGCGGCCGATCGCCTGGCAGAGCTTCCCGGACGCGTTGCTGCCGGAAGCCTTGCAGGAGGCCAACCCGTGGCAGCTGCCGCGGCGCACGGACGGTCGTCGCTAG
- a CDS encoding polysaccharide lyase 8 family protein, giving the protein MRTTAVAAASVALTSAADGTAFAAKTPGLPDGVGTSPIVTAYRELQVGFGRDSAERTAALANIDRVAKANYASMSVTGGALWADLPLGPGSAYTTSMYARLRSIAVNWGTPGGALAGDPVVLERIKFALELLYTSNQYSEKTDEIGNWYTYEIGIPYYLLHTLATVADKLTPDELAKYLKPVFRFNADPNRRTNNAALVETGANRADKALIAIVSGAMVGDGATITKGIEALTDVAGAGAASVVAKLNKGAGDGFHVDGSFIQHDSIPYSGHYGIVLLTALAGTIHVTKGTAYALPEELKQKIYATVADTFAPFVYAGAQMESVRGRMLSRQGETGHDIGHQLTGATVLLAKSATGPVKSELAELATKWIKEDTYAPYLKIPDPERFAPGPDLVGIPGIEFAQDLLATKAKPAPTVPAHRVFGQQDRLVHVTTAWSATLGMGTSRISRYESVNQMNLHGWYTGDGVLYTFLPNAKGHYTDAYWPTVDPLLLPGATIKTGPTPPLQDVPRTPNAFGGGVRWDGSHGAQGLDFVSFDGTLTAKKSWFFTPSGVVCLGAGITDASGQEVRTAIENRNLQGAGGALHADLRRVPTEAGKSTTLKRPHALHLENVGGYVLLDNADVVALREDRTATWRDIDTGANTKGSLEPFTRRYQKLVLSHGVKPVNATYAYAVLPGASLMSTMASCLAFRVRSNTTTAQAVKLWDNTLLANFFAAGTVDDVTVSGPASIAFGKVDGRWKLAVADPTHQQDTIKVTVRRKTIDVQVKDTFGATRLIDLPR; this is encoded by the coding sequence TTGCGCACCACCGCCGTCGCCGCCGCCTCGGTCGCGCTCACCAGCGCTGCCGACGGCACCGCGTTCGCCGCGAAGACACCAGGGCTACCGGACGGCGTGGGCACCAGCCCGATCGTGACGGCCTACCGGGAACTCCAGGTCGGCTTCGGCCGTGACTCCGCCGAGCGGACCGCGGCGCTGGCGAACATCGACCGGGTGGCGAAGGCCAACTACGCGAGCATGTCCGTCACGGGCGGCGCGTTGTGGGCGGACCTGCCGCTGGGTCCCGGCAGCGCCTACACCACCTCGATGTACGCCAGGCTGCGGTCGATCGCGGTCAACTGGGGCACGCCGGGCGGCGCGCTCGCCGGTGACCCGGTCGTGCTCGAGCGGATCAAGTTCGCGCTGGAGCTGCTCTACACCAGCAACCAGTACAGCGAGAAGACCGACGAGATCGGCAACTGGTACACCTACGAGATCGGCATCCCGTACTACCTGCTGCACACACTCGCCACGGTGGCCGACAAACTGACGCCCGACGAGCTGGCGAAGTACCTCAAGCCGGTGTTCCGCTTCAACGCGGACCCGAACCGGCGCACCAACAACGCCGCGTTGGTCGAGACCGGCGCCAACCGGGCCGACAAGGCGCTGATCGCGATCGTCTCCGGCGCGATGGTCGGCGACGGCGCGACGATCACCAAGGGGATCGAGGCGCTGACCGACGTCGCGGGCGCGGGCGCGGCCAGTGTCGTCGCGAAGCTCAACAAGGGCGCCGGCGACGGGTTCCACGTCGACGGCTCGTTCATCCAGCACGACTCCATCCCGTACTCCGGGCACTACGGCATCGTGCTGCTGACCGCGCTGGCGGGCACGATCCACGTCACCAAGGGCACCGCGTACGCGCTGCCGGAGGAGCTCAAGCAGAAGATCTACGCCACGGTCGCCGACACCTTCGCGCCGTTCGTCTACGCGGGCGCGCAGATGGAGTCGGTGCGCGGGCGCATGCTCTCGCGCCAGGGCGAGACCGGCCACGACATCGGCCACCAGCTGACCGGCGCGACCGTGCTGCTGGCCAAGTCGGCCACCGGCCCGGTCAAGTCCGAACTGGCCGAGCTGGCCACCAAGTGGATCAAGGAAGACACCTACGCGCCGTACCTCAAGATCCCGGACCCCGAGCGGTTCGCGCCTGGCCCCGACCTCGTCGGCATCCCCGGTATCGAGTTCGCGCAGGACCTGCTGGCCACCAAGGCGAAACCGGCGCCGACCGTCCCGGCGCACCGGGTGTTCGGCCAGCAGGACCGGCTCGTGCACGTCACGACCGCGTGGTCGGCGACGCTCGGCATGGGCACCAGCCGCATCTCGCGGTACGAGTCGGTCAACCAGATGAACCTGCACGGCTGGTACACCGGCGACGGCGTGCTCTACACGTTCCTCCCGAACGCGAAGGGCCACTACACCGACGCGTACTGGCCGACCGTCGACCCGCTGCTGCTGCCGGGCGCGACCATCAAGACCGGGCCGACGCCGCCGTTGCAGGACGTGCCCCGCACGCCGAACGCGTTCGGCGGCGGTGTCCGCTGGGACGGCTCGCATGGCGCGCAAGGCCTGGACTTCGTGTCGTTCGACGGCACGCTGACCGCGAAGAAGTCGTGGTTCTTCACGCCGTCCGGCGTCGTCTGCCTCGGCGCGGGCATCACCGACGCGTCCGGCCAGGAGGTGCGGACCGCGATCGAGAACCGGAACCTGCAGGGCGCGGGCGGGGCGCTGCACGCCGACCTGAGGCGGGTCCCGACCGAGGCCGGCAAGTCGACGACGCTCAAGCGGCCGCACGCGCTGCACCTCGAGAACGTCGGTGGCTACGTGCTGCTCGACAACGCCGACGTGGTGGCGTTGCGGGAAGACCGGACCGCGACCTGGCGCGACATCGACACCGGCGCGAACACCAAGGGCAGCCTGGAACCCTTCACCCGGCGCTACCAGAAGCTGGTGCTTTCGCACGGCGTGAAGCCGGTCAACGCGACGTACGCGTACGCGGTGCTGCCCGGCGCTTCGCTGATGTCGACCATGGCTTCCTGCCTGGCGTTCCGGGTGCGCTCGAACACCACGACCGCGCAGGCCGTGAAGCTGTGGGACAACACGCTGCTGGCGAACTTCTTCGCGGCGGGCACGGTCGACGACGTCACTGTGTCCGGCCCGGCGTCGATCGCCTTCGGCAAGGTCGACGGACGCTGGAAGCTCGCCGTCGCCGACCCGACCCACCAGCAGGACACCATCAAGGTGACCGTGCGCCGCAAGACGATCGACGTCCAGGTCAAGGACACCTTCGGCGCGACCAGGCTCATCGACCTCCCGCGGTAA
- a CDS encoding LuxR C-terminal-related transcriptional regulator encodes MDLAEVTYRRRLHGRDRELDLLAGHLARIGAGEPAVVTLAGAEGSGKTALLTATAELAETEGFLVLSARAAKAERDFPFGIVRQLLDCSLPLPLDDDGQAQLHGWWLWLSAHLAERFPVLLLVDDAQLADPQSTRWLGYVARRLAAGHRIGILLTGTPAGLDGPPSHRLTLGGLDPLACERMIADELGADVCPAFAQTCQVVSAGSPARIGALIRTCLEIRPRRLDLAAFGTPELSELVQRVLADEDPALVSFARTVAALDDVPTDLDLAGAVAGLAPSGTQEAAKRLRELRFLTGTKKATFADRGVRVAIAAGLSPADREDAHVKAARMLHRAQAPDRLVAAHIRKTTRIEEHWVADVLVDAARAALADGEPREAVAQLRRVLREPVPPERRAAVLFELGAAEVHVDPAAAVRTLTQVVGTVREPDRLARATELLSDALWLSGRWNEALDVLRKAVGRWAVSLPTLAADLEVGVLYQSRHDPQAVVEIPRRLAELGHTSAAGTRRLNAFIAARDSVTGAVPAVRRLALANGPTGPITGLGELRAFGAVVGALTNIEEYDLALLLCEKVLDDGDRGLPLATGIALVNRAEIHYQRGELTAAAADLATASAKLSIVDIRDVLLDGIRLRLAAALGDRKEIDRLRARHRTIVMTTYLRGCLMLHARGLLHAAAGDHAAALADQLDCGRRLAHLGRADHPQTPWRTAAALAHFELGNQEEALALAETELTSARERNLPRRLGVALRVAGTVRDSPALLTEAVEVLSRSQARLELARAQASLKLTEPEHTLTERERDVAALAQKGWSNPEIATALVLTRRTVEFHLTNIYRKLDISRRGQLAGKPPLKGPG; translated from the coding sequence GTGGATCTCGCCGAAGTCACGTACCGAAGGCGGCTCCACGGCAGGGACCGGGAACTCGACCTGCTCGCGGGTCACCTGGCGCGGATCGGCGCGGGCGAGCCAGCAGTGGTCACCCTCGCCGGGGCTGAGGGCAGCGGCAAGACGGCGTTGCTGACGGCAACCGCGGAACTGGCCGAAACCGAAGGCTTCCTGGTCCTTTCCGCGCGCGCCGCGAAAGCGGAACGGGACTTCCCATTCGGCATCGTCCGGCAGCTGCTGGACTGTTCGCTGCCATTGCCGCTCGACGACGACGGCCAAGCCCAGCTCCACGGCTGGTGGCTGTGGCTTTCGGCGCATCTCGCCGAGCGCTTTCCCGTGCTGCTGCTGGTCGACGACGCGCAGCTGGCCGATCCGCAGTCCACCCGATGGCTCGGCTACGTGGCCAGGCGGCTGGCGGCCGGGCACCGGATCGGCATCCTGCTCACGGGCACCCCGGCCGGTCTCGACGGCCCGCCGTCACACCGGCTCACCCTCGGCGGGCTCGATCCGCTGGCCTGCGAACGGATGATCGCCGACGAGCTCGGCGCCGACGTGTGCCCGGCGTTCGCGCAGACCTGCCAGGTGGTCAGCGCGGGCAGCCCGGCCAGGATCGGCGCGCTGATCAGGACCTGCCTCGAAATCCGGCCGAGGCGGCTCGATCTCGCCGCGTTCGGCACGCCGGAGCTGAGCGAGCTGGTGCAGCGCGTGCTCGCCGACGAGGACCCGGCGCTCGTCTCGTTCGCGCGGACCGTCGCCGCGCTCGACGACGTGCCGACCGACCTCGACCTCGCGGGCGCGGTCGCCGGGCTCGCCCCGTCCGGCACGCAGGAGGCGGCCAAACGGTTGCGGGAACTGCGTTTTCTGACAGGCACGAAGAAAGCCACGTTCGCCGACCGTGGCGTGCGGGTGGCGATCGCCGCCGGGCTGAGTCCGGCGGACCGCGAGGACGCGCACGTCAAGGCCGCGCGCATGCTGCACCGCGCGCAGGCTCCGGACCGGCTGGTCGCCGCGCACATCCGCAAGACCACGCGGATCGAGGAGCACTGGGTGGCCGATGTACTGGTCGACGCGGCGCGCGCCGCGCTCGCCGACGGCGAACCCCGCGAGGCCGTCGCCCAGCTGCGCCGTGTGCTGCGCGAGCCGGTCCCGCCGGAGCGGCGCGCGGCCGTGCTGTTCGAACTCGGCGCGGCCGAGGTGCACGTCGATCCGGCGGCGGCCGTGCGCACACTGACCCAGGTGGTCGGGACCGTCCGCGAACCGGACCGGCTGGCACGCGCGACCGAGCTGCTCTCCGACGCGCTCTGGCTGTCGGGCCGCTGGAACGAAGCGCTCGACGTGCTGCGCAAAGCGGTGGGGCGCTGGGCGGTCAGCCTGCCCACGCTGGCGGCCGACCTCGAGGTCGGCGTCCTCTACCAGTCACGCCACGACCCGCAGGCCGTGGTCGAGATCCCGCGGCGGCTCGCCGAACTCGGTCACACCTCCGCGGCGGGCACGCGGCGGCTGAACGCGTTCATCGCCGCTCGCGACTCGGTGACCGGCGCCGTGCCTGCCGTCCGGCGGCTCGCGCTGGCGAACGGCCCGACCGGGCCGATCACCGGCCTCGGCGAGCTGCGGGCGTTCGGCGCCGTGGTGGGCGCGTTGACCAACATCGAGGAGTACGACCTCGCGCTCCTGCTCTGCGAGAAGGTGCTCGACGACGGTGACCGCGGGCTGCCGCTGGCGACCGGCATCGCGCTGGTGAACCGCGCCGAAATCCACTACCAGCGCGGAGAACTCACCGCCGCGGCCGCCGACCTCGCCACCGCGTCGGCCAAACTGTCCATAGTGGACATCCGGGACGTGCTGCTCGACGGCATCCGGCTGCGGCTCGCCGCCGCGCTCGGCGACCGCAAGGAGATCGACCGGCTGCGCGCCCGGCACCGGACCATCGTGATGACCACCTACCTGCGCGGGTGCCTGATGCTGCACGCACGCGGCCTGCTGCACGCGGCGGCGGGCGACCACGCGGCCGCGCTCGCCGACCAGCTCGACTGCGGCAGGCGGCTGGCGCACCTGGGCCGCGCCGACCATCCCCAGACGCCGTGGCGCACCGCGGCCGCGCTCGCCCACTTCGAACTGGGCAACCAAGAGGAAGCCTTGGCACTGGCCGAAACCGAGCTCACGTCGGCACGCGAGCGGAACCTCCCGCGCAGGCTGGGTGTCGCCCTGCGCGTCGCCGGTACCGTGCGCGACTCCCCCGCGTTGCTCACCGAGGCCGTCGAGGTCCTCAGCCGCTCGCAAGCCCGCCTGGAGCTGGCACGCGCGCAGGCGAGCCTCAAGCTCACCGAGCCGGAGCACACCCTGACCGAACGCGAGCGCGACGTCGCCGCGCTCGCCCAGAAAGGCTGGAGCAACCCCGAAATCGCCACGGCACTCGTCCTGACCAGGCGCACGGTCGAGTTCCACCTGACCAACATCTACCGCAAGCTCGACATCTCCCGCCGCGGCCAGCTCGCGGGCAAGCCCCCGCTCAAAGGGCCGGGATAA